The genomic DNA CATGGAGTTCTGCAAGGCGTACAACGCCGCGACCGAGTCGCAGCGCGGCAACGTCATCCCCGTGGAGATCACTGTCTACGAGGACCGCAGCTTCACTTTCGCACTGAAGACCCCGCCCGCCGCCAGGCTGCTGCTCAAGGCCGCCGGTGTGCCCAAGGGTTCGGGCGAGCCGCACAAGACCAAGGTCGCCAAGGTGACCTGGGACCAGGTGCGCGAGATCGCTGAGACCAAGAAGGCCGATCTCAACGCCAACGACATCGACGCCGCGTCGAAGATCATCGCCGGCACCGCCCGCTCCATGGGCATCACGGTCGAGTAAATACCGGGTTAGCTGCACAACCCGAGTGGAAGGGCTGGCATCGGCCCGCACCACGACTCCAGCAACACGATTGGATTTCCAATGAGCAAGAACAGCAAGGCATACCGCGAAGCCGCGGAGAAGATCGACCGGGACAAGCTCTACTCGCCGCTTGAAGCCGCGAAGCTCGCCAAGGAGACCTCCTCCAAGAAACAGGACGCCACCGTCGAGGTCGCCATCCGCCTCGGTGTGGACCCCCGCAAGGCTGACCAGATGGTGCGCGGCACCGTCAACCTGCCGCACGGCACCGGTAAGACCGCCCGTGTCGCCGTGTTCGCCGTCGGCGAGAAGGCCGAGCAGGCGCTGGCCGCCGGCGCCGACGTGGTCGGCAGCGACGACCTGATCGAGAAGATCCAGGGCGGTTTCCTGGACTTCGACGCCGCCATCGCCACCCCGGATCAGATGGCCAAGGTCGGTCGGATCGCCCGCGTGCTGGGCCCGCGTGGTCTGATGCCGAACCCCAAGACCGGCACCGTCACCCCCGATGTCACCAAGGCTGTGGCCGACATCAAGGGCGGCAAG from Mycobacterium sp. DL440 includes the following:
- the rplK gene encoding 50S ribosomal protein L11: MAPKKKVAGLIKLQIQAGQANPAPPVGPALGQHGVNIMEFCKAYNAATESQRGNVIPVEITVYEDRSFTFALKTPPAARLLLKAAGVPKGSGEPHKTKVAKVTWDQVREIAETKKADLNANDIDAASKIIAGTARSMGITVE
- the rplA gene encoding 50S ribosomal protein L1; the encoded protein is MSKNSKAYREAAEKIDRDKLYSPLEAAKLAKETSSKKQDATVEVAIRLGVDPRKADQMVRGTVNLPHGTGKTARVAVFAVGEKAEQALAAGADVVGSDDLIEKIQGGFLDFDAAIATPDQMAKVGRIARVLGPRGLMPNPKTGTVTPDVTKAVADIKGGKINFRVDKQANLHFVIGKASFDEAKLAENYGAALDEVLRAKPSSSKGRYLKKVTVSTTTGPGIPVDPSVTRNFTEA